The Arthrobacter zhaoxinii sequence CGCCGACGAACTGACCTTCCTCGACGTCACCGCCTCCTCCGGCAACCGCGACACCACGTTCGACGTCGTTGCCCGCACCGCCGAAGAGGTCTTCATTCCGCTGACCGTCGGCGGGGGAGTGCGCTCCATCGCGGACGTGGACCGGCTGCTGCGCTACGGCGCGGACAAGGCCTCCATCAACACCGCCGCCGTCGCCCGCCCCGACGTGATTGACGAAATCACCCGGCACTTCGGTTCGCAGGTGCTGACGCTCTCCGTGGACGCGCGGCGCACGCACGACGGCGCCACGCCGTCGGGCTTCGAAGTCACCACCCACGGCGGGCGCACCGGCACCGGGATCGACGCCGTCGCCTGGGCGAAGGAGGCCGCCGACCGCGGCGTGGGGGAGATCCTGCTGAACTCCATCGACGCCGACGGCACCCGTGAGGGCTTCGACATCGAGATGATCCGGGCCGTCCGCGCCGCCGTCGACGTGCCGCTGATCGCCTCCGGAGGGGCCGGCAAGCCGGAGCATTTCCCGGCCGCTGTGATTGCCGGGGCTGACGCCGTCCTGGCCGCCTCGGTGTTCCACTTCGGCCCGGACGACGCGATCCATCAGGTGAAGCAGGCCATCCGCGACGCCGGGTTCGACGTCCGCTAGCTGCTGCCGGAAACCCCTCACGGCCGCGCCGGCCGTGAGGGCGCGCGGGGCCGCCTCCGTCTTCCGCTGTGAGCGCGGATGGATGTGGCATGCTCACGTCCATGACTTTGCAAACACGCGTGCGACGCGCCGAAGTAAGCGACCTGCCTTTCATCCTCCGTCAGGAGCGCGAGTACATGGAGACCATCGAGCCGGATGCGCTCCTGGGGTGGCTGACAGTTCTCGACCAGAACCTCGAGCTCTGGATCGATTGCCTTCCCAACACGCTCTTCTGCGTTGATGAAGACGGGCACCCGCTCGGGTATGTGATGTGGAGCCTCGACGGCGACACCGCAACCCTGGTCTCGATCAGTGTCCTCCGCAGCCATCGTCGTCAGGGACTCGGGCGGCTCCTCCTGGAGGCGTTCGAGCAGAGAGCCACCCCAAGCGGAGCCCGCGTTGTGGAAATCGCCGTGTACCGCACCAACCAGGCACGCCTGCTCTACCAGGGCGCGGGCTATGAGGCTACGGGCCAGGACGGCGAATATGTGCTGTTCAGCAAGATGCTCAGCCCTGCCGAAGAGGATAACCGGGCATTGCTGGGGTGAGCGACCGGTGAAGTACGGACGCCCGCAACGTGCGAAGCATGTGAACCGTCAGGACGCGGGGACGGCAGGGAGCATTCTTCGAGTACGACGTAGCGCCACAGTTTTTGTGCTGCTGTTGGGTATCGCCGGATGCGCGGACGATTCGTCGGTGGCGCCGACATCTGCGAGTTCAACGGGAGGGGGCGCAGCCGTGGAGACAGAGGTGACGTGGCAGGGAGCCAAGGCCCGGACGCAGGCTATGGAACTGGAAATCGCGACTTCGATTCCCGAAGGAAAAGTGGCCAAGATTGATCAGCAGCCGACCGGTGTTTTGCTCGACTGCAGCGATTCATTGGTGAATTGGAATGGCGGGGCCATCATTACTTTGACTGCTGGGACAGAGCCGGAGCCCTTAGTCAGTGCGATTAAAGCAAAGTATGAGGACAGCCGGTTCAACATCAAGACGCGTGATCCCAATCCGGCGGGACGCTACGAAGTGCAGCTGCGCTCTCGCGATACCGCAGAAATCTACTTCATCGTAGCGGGATGGGATCCGGGCACTATCCGTATTGCTTCTGGTTCGGACTGCTTCACGTGGCCCGAGAATGAGTACAAGGGC is a genomic window containing:
- the hisF gene encoding imidazole glycerol phosphate synthase subunit HisF encodes the protein MSVAIRVIPCLDVDAGRVVKGINFEGLRDAGDPVELAHRYDRAGADELTFLDVTASSGNRDTTFDVVARTAEEVFIPLTVGGGVRSIADVDRLLRYGADKASINTAAVARPDVIDEITRHFGSQVLTLSVDARRTHDGATPSGFEVTTHGGRTGTGIDAVAWAKEAADRGVGEILLNSIDADGTREGFDIEMIRAVRAAVDVPLIASGGAGKPEHFPAAVIAGADAVLAASVFHFGPDDAIHQVKQAIRDAGFDVR
- a CDS encoding GNAT family N-acetyltransferase, with the translated sequence MTLQTRVRRAEVSDLPFILRQEREYMETIEPDALLGWLTVLDQNLELWIDCLPNTLFCVDEDGHPLGYVMWSLDGDTATLVSISVLRSHRRQGLGRLLLEAFEQRATPSGARVVEIAVYRTNQARLLYQGAGYEATGQDGEYVLFSKMLSPAEEDNRALLG